From the Halalkalicoccus sp. NIPERK01 genome, one window contains:
- a CDS encoding HTH domain-containing protein, translating into MIESNTRPALVVYLRASASLPARERQEEVIERAERLEREGRISDLRVRHWDDRVVVQNGSDETVETFEAFKTRATEIGHTIEPFFQEHERADAREIVFPIICIAVHVEEELSRVFPCRDEEGAYSVWDCLTALETDGELAGLAD; encoded by the coding sequence ATGATCGAGAGCAACACACGGCCGGCGCTCGTCGTCTATCTCCGGGCGTCCGCATCGCTGCCGGCCCGCGAGCGCCAAGAGGAGGTGATAGAGCGAGCCGAGCGTCTCGAGCGCGAGGGACGGATCTCGGACCTGCGCGTTCGCCACTGGGACGACCGGGTGGTCGTCCAAAACGGGTCGGACGAGACGGTCGAGACCTTCGAGGCGTTCAAGACGCGGGCGACCGAGATCGGTCACACCATCGAACCGTTCTTTCAGGAACACGAGCGGGCCGACGCCCGGGAGATCGTCTTCCCGATCATCTGTATCGCCGTCCACGTCGAGGAGGAGCTCAGCCGGGTGTTCCCGTGTCGGGACGAGGAGGGGGCCTACAGCGTCTGGGACTGTCTGACCGCGCTCGAAACCGACGGCGAACTCGCCGGCCTCGCCGATTGA
- the prf1 gene encoding peptide chain release factor aRF-1, which yields MSSQDAEESDRKKYEFRRVIEELNEFEGSGTQLVTIYVPEDRQISDVVAHVTQEHSEASNIKSKQTRTNVQDALTSIKDRLKYYKNPPENGMVLFSGAVDSGGGQTEMVTRVLEGPPQPVESFRYHCDSDFLTEPLEHMLADQGLYGLIVLDRREANVGWLRGKRVEPVKSASSLVPGKQRKGGQSAQRFARLRLEAIDNFYQEVAGMANDLFVPERHDLEGVLVGGPSPTKDEFLDGDYLHHELQDKVLGKFDVSYTDESGLYDLVDAAEDALADAEVMKDKSEMEEFFKQLHDGGLATYGFEPTRKNLVMGSVDRLLISEDLRKDVVVYDCGGQEEYEVVDGRHSTPEHSCEDGSKAEVVERADVIEHLIEIAEQRGTEPKFISTDFEKGEQLYDAFGGIAGILRYETGV from the coding sequence ATGAGTAGTCAGGACGCGGAGGAGTCCGACCGGAAGAAATACGAGTTCAGGCGGGTGATCGAGGAGCTGAACGAGTTCGAGGGCTCGGGGACCCAGCTCGTGACCATCTACGTCCCCGAGGACCGGCAGATCTCCGACGTGGTCGCCCACGTCACCCAGGAACACTCGGAGGCCTCGAACATCAAGTCCAAGCAGACGCGGACGAACGTCCAGGACGCCCTGACGAGCATCAAGGACCGCCTGAAGTACTACAAGAACCCGCCGGAGAACGGGATGGTGCTCTTTTCAGGCGCGGTCGATTCGGGCGGCGGCCAGACCGAGATGGTCACCCGGGTGCTCGAGGGGCCGCCCCAGCCCGTCGAGTCCTTCCGGTACCACTGCGATTCGGACTTCCTGACCGAGCCCCTCGAGCACATGCTCGCCGACCAGGGCCTCTACGGGCTGATCGTCCTCGACAGGCGGGAGGCCAACGTCGGCTGGCTGCGCGGCAAGCGCGTCGAACCGGTCAAGTCGGCCTCCTCGCTGGTGCCCGGAAAGCAGCGAAAGGGTGGCCAGTCGGCCCAGCGGTTCGCCCGCCTCCGCCTCGAGGCCATCGACAACTTCTACCAGGAGGTCGCGGGGATGGCGAACGACCTGTTCGTGCCCGAACGTCACGACCTCGAGGGCGTTCTAGTGGGGGGTCCCTCGCCCACGAAGGACGAGTTCCTCGACGGCGACTACCTGCATCACGAGCTACAGGACAAGGTGCTGGGGAAGTTCGACGTCTCGTACACCGACGAGTCGGGTCTCTACGACCTCGTTGACGCCGCGGAGGACGCACTCGCGGACGCCGAGGTGATGAAGGACAAATCCGAGATGGAGGAGTTCTTCAAACAGCTTCACGACGGCGGCCTCGCGACCTACGGGTTCGAACCCACCCGGAAGAACCTCGTGATGGGGTCGGTCGACCGCCTGCTGATCAGCGAGGACCTCCGCAAGGACGTCGTCGTCTACGACTGCGGGGGACAGGAAGAATACGAGGTCGTCGACGGTCGACACTCGACGCCCGAACACAGTTGCGAGGACGGTTCCAAGGCGGAGGTCGTCGAGCGCGCGGACGTCATCGAACACCTAATCGAGATCGCGGAACAGCGCGGCACCGAACCCAAGTTCATCTCGACGGACTTCGAGAAGGGCGAACAGCTCTACGACGCCTTCGGCGGCATCGCGGGCATCCTGCGCTACGAGACCGGCGTCTGA
- the argS gene encoding arginine--tRNA ligase — MFLSLRAQAAEALEEALSALSLPTGDLGLEEPPEDVEAILASSVAFRLAGEAGRAPPAVAADLVEAIDVAGYDYLAGVETQGPYVNFHASDAYYAGTLGDAREETYGRLEPTGREVVVEHTSANPTGPVHVGRARNPIIGDSIARLLEFAGDDVDRHYYVNDAGRQMAVFTWAYETFDEDDLPEPEREKADYDLVRYYREGNRFLEEADESEVEAAESEIQSIMQGLEDGDEAVYERVERVVDTVLGGMRESLSRLPAEFDEFVKETRFIRDGSVDDLVARLKELDEAVYEEDAWQLDLPDFEKNLVFLRSDGTSLYTTRDLAHHEWKFEQYDHAVTVLGEDHKLQAQQLASALDLLGNDTGQLDSVFYSYVNLPEGKMSTRAGTGVDLDDLLDEAVERAREEVEVRMDDRIRDDDLTEGDIERIARQVGIGAVRYDIVSKQPSKAITFEWDRALNFEAQSAPYVQYVHARTCGILDEAERAGHGPETVDSGEVDPDLLDSPEERDLLEVIARFPAVVESAAGDRQPHQVATYTREFAETFNAFYRERQVLTGDEALTEARLALVASARTTIANALWLLGVEAPESM, encoded by the coding sequence ATGTTCCTTTCGCTCCGCGCTCAGGCCGCCGAGGCGCTCGAAGAGGCGCTCTCGGCGCTCTCGCTGCCGACGGGGGATCTCGGGCTCGAAGAACCACCCGAAGACGTCGAGGCGATCCTCGCATCCAGCGTCGCCTTCCGCCTCGCGGGGGAAGCGGGAAGAGCGCCCCCGGCCGTCGCCGCCGACCTCGTCGAGGCGATCGACGTCGCGGGCTACGACTACCTGGCGGGCGTCGAGACGCAGGGGCCGTACGTGAACTTCCACGCGAGCGACGCCTACTACGCGGGGACCCTCGGGGACGCCCGCGAGGAGACCTATGGACGGCTCGAACCCACTGGGAGAGAGGTCGTCGTCGAGCACACGAGCGCGAATCCGACGGGACCGGTCCACGTCGGGCGGGCGCGCAACCCGATCATCGGCGACTCGATCGCCCGCCTGCTCGAGTTCGCGGGCGACGACGTGGATCGCCACTACTACGTCAACGACGCCGGCCGGCAGATGGCCGTCTTCACGTGGGCCTACGAGACGTTCGACGAGGACGACCTCCCCGAGCCCGAACGCGAGAAGGCCGACTACGACCTGGTGCGGTACTACCGCGAGGGCAATCGCTTCCTCGAGGAGGCCGACGAGAGCGAGGTCGAGGCCGCCGAATCCGAGATCCAGTCGATCATGCAGGGGCTCGAGGATGGCGACGAGGCCGTCTACGAGCGCGTCGAACGCGTCGTCGACACGGTTCTGGGAGGGATGCGCGAGTCCCTCTCGCGGTTGCCCGCCGAGTTCGACGAGTTCGTCAAGGAGACCCGGTTCATCCGCGACGGCAGCGTCGACGACCTCGTGGCCCGGCTCAAGGAACTCGACGAGGCCGTCTACGAGGAGGACGCCTGGCAGCTCGACCTTCCCGACTTCGAGAAGAACCTCGTCTTCCTGCGCTCGGACGGCACCTCGCTCTACACGACGCGGGACCTGGCCCACCACGAGTGGAAGTTCGAACAGTACGACCACGCCGTCACCGTCCTCGGCGAGGACCACAAACTGCAGGCCCAGCAGCTCGCGTCGGCGCTCGACCTGCTCGGCAACGATACCGGCCAGTTGGACTCGGTCTTCTACTCCTACGTCAACCTCCCCGAGGGCAAGATGAGCACCCGGGCGGGCACGGGCGTCGACCTCGACGACCTGCTCGACGAGGCGGTCGAGCGCGCCCGCGAGGAGGTCGAGGTCCGCATGGACGACCGGATCCGCGACGACGACCTCACCGAGGGCGATATCGAGCGCATCGCCCGTCAGGTCGGGATCGGCGCCGTCAGGTACGACATCGTCTCGAAACAGCCCTCGAAGGCGATCACCTTCGAGTGGGACCGCGCGCTGAACTTCGAGGCCCAATCGGCGCCGTACGTCCAGTACGTCCACGCCCGGACCTGCGGGATCCTCGACGAGGCCGAGCGGGCGGGTCACGGCCCCGAGACGGTCGATTCCGGCGAGGTCGACCCCGACCTGCTCGACAGCCCGGAGGAACGCGACCTGCTCGAGGTGATCGCGCGGTTCCCGGCGGTGGTCGAGTCCGCCGCCGGGGACCGCCAGCCCCACCAGGTGGCGACGTACACCCGCGAGTTCGCCGAGACGTTCAACGCATTCTACCGGGAGCGTCAGGTGCTCACCGGCGACGAGGCGCTGACCGAGGCCCGCCTCGCGCTCGTGGCGAGCGCGCGCACCACGATCGCCAACGCGCTGTGGCTGCTCGGGGTCGAGGCGCCCGAGTCGATGTGA
- a CDS encoding V-type ATP synthase subunit D, giving the protein MAKDVKPTRKNLMAIEDRIDLSERGHDTLEKKRDGLIMEFMDILDQAQDVRSDLDSDYERAQRTLDMARAMEGDIAIRGAAEALKEHPEITLQSKNIMGVVVPQIESTRVKKGLDQRGYGVLGSSARIDEAADAYEDLLETIILVAEVETAMKKMLDEIETTKRRVNALEFTLLPTLYENQEYIEQKLEEQEREEIFRMKKIKDKKEREEAEEDEPDVTEAAPISAD; this is encoded by the coding sequence ATGGCCAAGGACGTCAAGCCCACTCGGAAGAACCTGATGGCGATCGAGGACCGGATCGACCTCTCCGAGCGGGGCCACGACACCCTGGAGAAGAAACGCGACGGGCTGATCATGGAGTTCATGGACATCCTCGATCAGGCCCAGGACGTGCGCTCGGACCTCGATTCCGACTACGAACGCGCCCAGCGCACGCTCGACATGGCCCGTGCGATGGAGGGCGACATCGCGATCCGCGGCGCGGCCGAGGCGCTCAAGGAACACCCCGAGATCACGCTCCAGTCGAAGAACATCATGGGCGTGGTCGTCCCGCAGATCGAGTCCACGCGGGTGAAAAAGGGCCTCGACCAGCGCGGCTACGGCGTGCTCGGCTCCTCGGCGCGCATCGACGAGGCCGCCGACGCCTACGAGGACCTCCTCGAAACCATCATCCTCGTCGCGGAGGTCGAGACGGCGATGAAGAAGATGCTCGACGAGATCGAGACGACCAAACGCCGGGTCAACGCCCTCGAGTTCACCCTGCTGCCGACGCTCTACGAGAACCAGGAGTACATCGAGCAGAAACTCGAGGAGCAGGAACGCGAGGAGATCTTCCGCATGAAGAAGATCAAGGACAAGAAGGAACGGGAAGAAGCCGAGGAAGACGAGCCGGACGTCACCGAAGCCGCGCCGATCTCCGCCGACTGA
- a CDS encoding V-type ATP synthase subunit C, which yields MSPRTRTIGSSNPEYVNARVRARRAALFDEEEYRKLVRMGPSEIARFMEETEYETEINALGARHSGVDLIEYALHANLAKHFDDLLDWAEGRLYEFIANYLRKFDAWNVKTVIRGIYAGAGQETIEADLIRAGEFSDREIDRLLEARSIEEVVDQLDGTIFGDPLEAAYEDYEATDTLVPLENAVDRTYYEHILDNVGSVSAERDDPVSQYVEFLQAEIDFRNARNALRLARTGADIDPGEYFIEGGTLFDRREMSGLVANREELLARIEESTYGDRLDEALVELRQAENESLIAFEHALDIALSEYADRLANRYPMTIASVLSYILAKEREVDNIRAIARGREAGLSEEEIEEELVIL from the coding sequence ATGAGCCCCAGGACGCGAACGATCGGGAGCTCGAACCCGGAGTACGTAAACGCCCGCGTTCGGGCCCGCCGCGCCGCGCTGTTCGACGAGGAGGAGTACCGCAAGCTGGTCCGGATGGGACCGAGCGAGATCGCCCGCTTCATGGAGGAGACCGAGTACGAAACCGAGATCAACGCGCTCGGGGCGCGCCACAGCGGCGTCGACCTGATCGAGTACGCGCTGCACGCGAACCTCGCGAAGCACTTCGACGACCTGCTGGACTGGGCCGAGGGGCGCCTCTACGAGTTCATCGCGAACTACCTCCGGAAGTTCGACGCCTGGAACGTCAAGACGGTGATCCGCGGGATCTACGCCGGTGCGGGCCAGGAGACCATCGAGGCCGACCTGATCCGGGCCGGCGAGTTCAGCGATCGCGAGATCGACCGCCTGCTCGAGGCGCGCTCGATCGAGGAGGTCGTCGACCAGCTCGACGGAACGATCTTCGGCGATCCCCTCGAAGCGGCCTACGAGGACTACGAGGCGACCGACACGCTCGTCCCCCTCGAGAACGCCGTCGACCGGACCTACTACGAACACATCCTCGACAACGTCGGATCGGTGAGCGCCGAGCGCGACGACCCGGTCTCCCAGTACGTCGAGTTCCTGCAGGCGGAGATCGACTTCCGGAACGCCAGAAACGCGCTCCGGCTGGCGCGCACCGGCGCGGACATCGACCCCGGCGAGTACTTCATCGAGGGCGGGACGCTGTTCGACCGGCGCGAGATGTCGGGGCTCGTCGCCAACCGCGAGGAGCTTCTGGCCCGGATCGAGGAGAGCACCTACGGCGACCGCCTCGACGAGGCGCTCGTCGAGTTGCGCCAGGCCGAAAACGAGAGCCTGATCGCGTTCGAACACGCCCTCGACATCGCGCTGTCGGAGTACGCCGACCGCCTCGCGAACCGCTACCCGATGACGATCGCGTCGGTGCTGTCGTACATCCTCGCGAAGGAGCGCGAGGTCGACAACATCCGGGCGATCGCGCGCGGCCGGGAGGCCGGGCTGAGCGAGGAGGAGATCGAGGAGGAGCTGGTGATACTATGA
- a CDS encoding V-type ATP synthase subunit F, giving the protein MSQEIAAIGSPEFTTGFRLAGVRVFENVPDDEKAERLDEAVANVLENDEVGIAIMHEEDLEYLSRNLRRDVETSVEPTFVMLGGGAGSGGLREKIKRAIGIDLMDEDS; this is encoded by the coding sequence ATGAGCCAGGAGATCGCCGCCATCGGCAGCCCCGAGTTCACGACCGGCTTTCGGCTCGCCGGGGTACGCGTCTTCGAGAACGTCCCCGACGACGAGAAGGCCGAGCGACTGGACGAGGCCGTCGCGAACGTCCTCGAGAACGACGAGGTCGGCATCGCGATCATGCACGAAGAGGACCTCGAGTACCTCTCGCGGAACCTCCGTCGGGACGTCGAGACGAGCGTCGAGCCGACGTTCGTGATGCTCGGCGGCGGCGCGGGCAGCGGCGGGCTCAGAGAGAAGATCAAGCGCGCGATCGGTATCGACCTGATGGACGAGGACTCCTGA
- a CDS encoding DUF6276 family protein, whose protein sequence is MDCPTCGGETLLVSAFDLGTYLPGEPETLAVCRTCLTVAPAEADAVDDPESVAALSTALPDDPETALAMALVVTLCESLALYRTEIEELVTRIERAGVDPLSTLAYLRDDPELDLALDVERRRPQLVQLLR, encoded by the coding sequence ATGGACTGTCCCACCTGCGGCGGCGAGACCCTGCTCGTTTCCGCATTCGATCTCGGCACGTATCTGCCCGGCGAGCCCGAAACCCTCGCCGTCTGCCGGACCTGTCTGACCGTCGCGCCCGCCGAGGCCGACGCGGTCGACGACCCCGAGTCGGTGGCCGCCCTCTCGACCGCGCTTCCCGACGACCCCGAGACGGCGCTGGCGATGGCGCTGGTGGTGACGCTCTGTGAGTCGCTCGCGCTCTACCGGACCGAGATCGAGGAACTCGTCACGCGGATCGAGCGGGCGGGCGTCGACCCCCTGTCGACGCTCGCGTACCTGCGGGACGATCCCGAACTCGACCTCGCGCTCGACGTCGAACGGCGGCGGCCACAACTGGTCCAGTTGCTCCGGTAG
- a CDS encoding V-type ATP synthase subunit E encodes MSLETVVEDIRDEARARARDVERDADERVEAIIAEAEADAAEIEAEREREVERQIEQEREQRLSSANLEAKQKRLEARRDVLEDVRERVEGEIAGIDGERREELTDELLAAAAEEFDEGASVDVYGRADDEALIAALLESYDGYEYAGEYDCLGGVVAESEGSRIRVNNTFDSVLADVWEDNLKEASSRLFEQ; translated from the coding sequence ATGAGTTTAGAAACGGTCGTCGAGGACATTCGAGACGAAGCCCGCGCGCGGGCCCGCGACGTCGAGCGGGACGCCGACGAGCGCGTCGAGGCGATCATCGCCGAGGCCGAGGCCGACGCGGCGGAGATCGAAGCCGAGCGCGAGCGCGAGGTCGAGCGTCAGATCGAACAGGAGCGCGAGCAGCGACTCTCGAGTGCGAACCTCGAGGCCAAACAGAAACGCCTCGAAGCCCGGCGCGACGTCCTCGAGGACGTCCGCGAGCGGGTCGAAGGGGAGATAGCGGGGATCGACGGCGAGCGCCGCGAGGAGCTCACCGACGAACTGCTGGCCGCGGCCGCCGAGGAGTTCGACGAGGGCGCGTCGGTAGACGTCTACGGCCGGGCCGACGACGAGGCGCTCATCGCGGCACTGCTCGAATCGTACGACGGCTACGAGTACGCCGGCGAGTACGACTGTCTCGGCGGCGTCGTCGCGGAGAGCGAGGGCTCGCGGATCCGCGTGAACAACACGTTCGACTCGGTGCTCGCCGACGTCTGGGAGGACAACCTCAAAGAGGCTAGCAGCCGTCTGTTCGAGCAATGA
- a CDS encoding MaoC family dehydratase — protein MSGTSNGEETPVAEFVDSWSDVSKHVVNSYVEANRAILAGMGLTSNKSERINAPVDELSYGSVGWSMERSVDTREELGVGEYVEFTKPLTDADVHAFAQASGDTNRLHLDDEFAANTRFGERIVHGTLVGGLISAALARLPGLTIYLSESLEFKGPARIGSVLTARCEIVEDLGQDRYRLTAEVTEADGTTLIDGEAVVLIDEQPQ, from the coding sequence ATGAGCGGGACCTCCAACGGGGAGGAGACGCCGGTAGCGGAGTTCGTCGACTCGTGGTCGGACGTCTCGAAACACGTCGTCAACAGCTACGTCGAGGCCAACCGGGCGATCCTCGCGGGGATGGGGCTCACCTCGAACAAGTCCGAGCGGATCAACGCCCCCGTCGACGAGCTCTCCTACGGGTCGGTCGGCTGGTCGATGGAGCGCTCGGTCGACACCCGCGAGGAACTCGGCGTAGGCGAGTACGTCGAGTTCACCAAGCCGCTGACCGACGCGGACGTCCACGCCTTCGCACAGGCCAGCGGCGACACGAACCGTCTGCACCTCGACGACGAGTTCGCCGCGAACACGCGCTTCGGCGAGCGGATCGTCCACGGCACCCTCGTCGGGGGACTGATCAGCGCCGCCCTCGCACGGCTGCCGGGGCTGACGATCTACCTCTCCGAAAGCCTCGAGTTCAAGGGGCCCGCCCGGATCGGCTCGGTGCTGACCGCCCGCTGTGAGATCGTCGAGGACCTCGGGCAGGACCGCTACCGGCTGACGGCCGAGGTGACGGAGGCCGACGGGACGACGCTGATCGACGGCGAGGCGGTCGTCCTCATCGACGAACAGCCCCAGTAG
- a CDS encoding F0F1 ATP synthase subunit C: MYEIANALADAVVLQQETGGPAIDSTGAAALAVGLAALGAGYAERGIGSAAMGAIAEDRDLFGLGLILTVLPETLVILALVVVFVA; encoded by the coding sequence ATGTACGAAATCGCTAACGCACTCGCAGACGCAGTCGTATTGCAGCAGGAAACCGGCGGCCCGGCCATCGACAGCACGGGCGCGGCGGCGCTCGCGGTCGGGCTGGCGGCGCTCGGTGCGGGCTACGCGGAACGCGGCATCGGCAGCGCGGCGATGGGCGCGATCGCCGAGGACCGCGATCTGTTCGGTCTCGGGCTGATCCTGACGGTCCTGCCCGAGACGCTCGTGATCCTCGCGCTGGTCGTCGTGTTCGTCGCCTGA
- a CDS encoding ATP synthase subunit B encodes MKEYQTITEISGPLVFVEIDEPVGYDEIVEIETPGGEVKRGQVLESESGIVAIQVFEGTTGIDRKASVRFLGETMKMPVTEDLLGRVLDGSGNPIDGGPEIVPEERHDIVGAAINPYAREYPEEFIQTGVSAIDGMNTLVRGQKLPIFSASGLPHNDLALQIARQATVPEEAAEDEATDEPGDEDGELGEGADDEGSEFAVIFGAMGITAEEANEFIDDFERTGALERSVVFMNLADDPAVERQVTPRLALTTAEYLAFEKGYHVLVILTDMTNYCEALREIGAAREEVPGRRGYPGYMYTDLAQLYERAGRIKGREGSVTQIPILTMPGDDDTHPIPDLTGYITEGQIMMDRDLNSQGIEPPVNVLPSLSRLMDDGIGEGLTREDHADVSDQMYAAYAEGEDLRDLVNIVGREALSERDNKFLDFADRFEQEFVQQGYDTNRDIAETLDIGWELLGMLPKTELNRIDEELIETYYPEDAEESEEGEAVGVEADD; translated from the coding sequence ATGAAAGAGTATCAAACCATCACCGAGATCAGCGGCCCGCTGGTGTTCGTCGAGATCGACGAGCCGGTCGGCTACGACGAGATCGTCGAGATCGAGACGCCCGGCGGCGAGGTAAAGCGCGGTCAGGTGCTCGAATCCGAGAGCGGCATCGTCGCGATCCAGGTGTTCGAGGGCACGACCGGGATCGACCGCAAGGCGTCCGTGCGGTTCCTCGGCGAGACGATGAAGATGCCCGTCACCGAGGATCTGCTGGGACGGGTGCTCGACGGCTCGGGCAACCCGATCGACGGCGGCCCCGAGATCGTCCCCGAGGAGCGCCACGACATCGTCGGCGCGGCGATCAACCCCTACGCCCGCGAGTACCCCGAGGAGTTCATCCAGACGGGCGTCTCGGCCATCGACGGCATGAACACCCTCGTCCGGGGCCAGAAGCTGCCGATCTTCTCCGCCTCCGGACTGCCCCACAACGACCTGGCGCTCCAGATCGCCCGGCAGGCCACCGTTCCGGAGGAAGCGGCCGAGGACGAGGCGACCGACGAACCCGGCGACGAGGACGGTGAACTCGGCGAGGGTGCCGACGACGAGGGCTCGGAGTTCGCGGTGATCTTCGGCGCGATGGGGATCACCGCCGAGGAGGCAAACGAGTTCATCGACGACTTCGAGCGCACCGGCGCGCTGGAGCGCTCGGTGGTCTTCATGAACCTCGCGGACGACCCCGCGGTCGAGCGGCAGGTCACGCCGCGATTGGCGCTGACCACCGCGGAGTACCTCGCCTTCGAGAAGGGGTATCACGTGCTGGTGATCCTCACGGACATGACCAACTACTGCGAGGCGCTCCGCGAGATCGGGGCAGCTAGGGAGGAAGTCCCGGGTCGACGTGGCTACCCCGGCTACATGTACACCGACCTCGCCCAACTGTACGAGCGGGCGGGTCGGATCAAGGGTCGCGAGGGATCGGTCACGCAGATCCCGATCCTGACGATGCCCGGCGACGACGACACCCACCCGATCCCCGACCTGACGGGCTACATCACCGAGGGTCAGATCATGATGGACCGCGACCTCAACAGCCAGGGGATCGAGCCGCCGGTGAACGTCCTGCCCTCGCTCTCGCGGCTGATGGACGACGGGATCGGCGAGGGGCTCACCCGCGAGGACCACGCCGACGTCTCCGACCAGATGTACGCCGCCTACGCGGAGGGCGAGGACCTGCGCGACCTGGTGAACATCGTCGGGCGCGAGGCGCTCTCCGAGCGAGACAACAAGTTCCTCGATTTCGCCGACCGGTTCGAACAGGAGTTCGTTCAACAGGGCTACGACACCAACCGTGACATCGCCGAGACGCTCGACATCGGCTGGGAGCTACTCGGCATGCTGCCGAAGACGGAGCTCAACCGGATCGACGAGGAACTCATCGAGACGTACTACCCCGAAGACGCGGAGGAAAGCGAGGAGGGCGAGGCGGTCGGCGTCGAAGCCGACGACTGA
- a CDS encoding V-type ATP synthase subunit A has product MSQATQTDIDVVSEGRIESVSGPVVSATDLDARMNDVVYVGEEGLMGEVIEIEGNVTTIQVYEETSGISPGGPVQNTGEPLSVDLGPGMLDTIYDGVQRPLDVLESQMGAFLDRGVDAPGIDLEETWEFTPEVSEGDVVEAGDVLGTVPETESVDHKVMVPPDSEGGEVSSVESGTFDVTETVAELDTGEEIAMRQEWPVREARPTANKRSPDRPLVTGQRVQDGLFPLAKGGTAAIPGPFGSGKTVTQQSLAKFSDADIVVYIGCGERGNEMTEVIDDFPDLPDPQTGNALMARTCLIANTSNMPVAARESCVYTGITIAEFYRDMGYDVALMADSTSRWAEAMREISSRLEEMPGEEGYPAYLAARLSQFYERAGLFENINGTEGSISAVGAVSPPGGDFSEPVTQNTLRIVKTFWALDADLAERRHFPSINWNESYSLYKDQLDPWFVENVAEDWPQVRQWAVDVLDEESELQEIVQLVGKDALPEDQQLTLEVARYLREGFLQQNAFHDVDQFSPPEKSYLIWQAIKTFNDEAFAALEAGVPVEEITAIDAAPRLNRIGTQEEYEAYVEELQEDIESQLREKY; this is encoded by the coding sequence ATGAGTCAAGCAACACAGACCGACATCGACGTCGTCAGCGAGGGTCGGATCGAGAGCGTGAGCGGTCCCGTCGTGAGCGCCACGGATCTCGACGCCCGGATGAACGACGTCGTCTACGTCGGCGAAGAAGGGCTGATGGGCGAGGTCATCGAGATCGAAGGCAACGTCACGACCATCCAGGTCTACGAGGAGACCTCGGGCATCAGCCCCGGCGGCCCCGTACAGAACACCGGCGAACCCCTCTCGGTCGACCTCGGGCCGGGCATGCTCGACACCATCTACGACGGCGTCCAGCGCCCGCTCGACGTCCTCGAGTCGCAGATGGGCGCCTTCCTCGACCGCGGGGTCGACGCGCCGGGCATCGACCTGGAGGAGACCTGGGAGTTCACCCCCGAGGTGAGCGAGGGCGACGTCGTCGAGGCCGGCGACGTCCTCGGGACGGTCCCGGAGACGGAAAGCGTCGACCACAAGGTGATGGTCCCGCCCGATTCGGAGGGCGGCGAGGTCAGTTCGGTAGAATCGGGCACCTTCGACGTCACCGAGACCGTCGCGGAACTCGACACGGGCGAGGAGATCGCCATGCGCCAGGAGTGGCCGGTCCGCGAGGCACGGCCCACGGCGAACAAGCGCTCGCCGGACCGCCCGCTGGTGACCGGCCAGCGCGTTCAAGACGGTCTGTTCCCGCTCGCGAAGGGCGGGACGGCGGCGATCCCGGGCCCCTTCGGCTCCGGGAAGACGGTGACCCAGCAGTCGCTGGCGAAGTTCTCGGACGCCGACATCGTCGTCTACATCGGCTGTGGCGAGCGGGGCAACGAGATGACCGAAGTCATCGACGACTTCCCGGACCTGCCGGACCCACAGACCGGCAACGCGCTGATGGCCCGGACCTGCCTCATCGCCAACACGTCGAACATGCCCGTCGCCGCGCGCGAGTCCTGCGTCTACACGGGGATCACCATCGCCGAGTTCTACCGCGACATGGGCTACGACGTCGCGCTGATGGCCGACTCCACCTCGCGGTGGGCGGAGGCGATGCGCGAGATCTCTTCGAGACTGGAGGAGATGCCCGGCGAGGAGGGCTACCCCGCCTACCTCGCCGCGCGCCTCAGCCAGTTCTACGAGCGCGCGGGGCTGTTCGAGAACATCAACGGCACCGAGGGGTCGATCTCGGCGGTCGGCGCCGTCAGCCCGCCGGGCGGGGACTTCTCCGAGCCGGTGACCCAGAACACGCTGCGGATCGTCAAGACGTTCTGGGCGCTCGACGCCGACCTCGCCGAACGCCGGCACTTCCCGTCGATCAACTGGAACGAGTCGTACTCGCTGTACAAGGACCAGCTCGACCCGTGGTTCGTCGAGAACGTCGCCGAGGACTGGCCGCAGGTCCGACAGTGGGCCGTCGACGTCCTCGACGAGGAGAGCGAGCTCCAGGAGATCGTCCAGCTCGTGGGCAAGGACGCCCTGCCGGAGGACCAGCAGCTCACCCTCGAGGTGGCGCGCTACCTCCGGGAGGGCTTCCTCCAGCAGAACGCATTCCACGACGTCGACCAGTTCTCGCCGCCGGAGAAGTCGTACCTGATCTGGCAGGCGATCAAGACGTTCAACGACGAGGCCTTTGCGGCGCTCGAAGCCGGCGTGCCCGTCGAGGAGATCACCGCGATCGACGCCGCCCCGCGGCTCAACCGGATCGGGACCCAGGAGGAGTACGAGGCGTACGTCGAGGAGCTCCAGGAAGACATCGAATCACAGCTCAGGGAGAAATACTGA